One Osmerus eperlanus chromosome 13, fOsmEpe2.1, whole genome shotgun sequence genomic region harbors:
- the LOC134032488 gene encoding transmembrane protein 271-like, with protein MKLSGKGLCTIISSTLLFLCAVSEVVVGFKCIAMGTRVKVHFHLGTAAGAFYSGILIALGQALLGFALFCCKGKPGCRNFFLLGILVFLLGVLTAFSGAVVDGDTVSLVERKYSHYCLHSVDLNHMCEQLKEYQRGLVISTILSTLECLLGLMNLIIIKKYKTAQFYRRRQSQRQSTGAIIFNEEQDFSSAEFQPVSYINLGVFHVFDEAGVEVQCGGHPSVELPGYSPTDPELNHSYPFSYRLPSELPPAYEDIFPGEESNK; from the coding sequence ATGAAGTTGAGTGGGAAAGGACTGTGTACCATCATCTCcagcaccctcctcttcctctgtgccGTGAGCGAAGTTGTTGTTGGATTCAAATGCATCGCGATGGGCACCAGAGTAAAAGTGCATTTCCATCTGGGCACTGCGGCCGGAGCCTTCTACTCCGGGATACTTATCGCTCTCGGCCAGGCGCTCCTAGGCTTTGCGCTGTTTTGTTGCAAAGGGAAGCCCGGGTGTCGGAATTTTTTCCTCTTGGGGATCCTGGTGTTCTTGCTAGGAGTTCTCACAGCCTTCTCTGGCGCCGTGGTGGACGGGGACACGGTGTCTCTGGTAGAGCGGAAATATTCACACTATTGCCTGCACTCAGTGGATTTAAACCACATGTGCGAGCAACTAAAGGAATATCAGAGGGGGCTAGTTATCTCAACCATTCTTAGCACTTTGGAATGCCTCCTCGGGCTTATGAACTTGattattataaaaaaatataaaacagcGCAGTTTTACAGACGGAGGCAATCTCAGAGACAGAGTACGGGGGCTATTATATTTAACGAAGAACAGGATTTCTCCTCTGCAGAATTTCAGCCTGTTTCCTATATAAACTTGGGTGTTTTTCATGTGTTTGATGAAGCTGGAGTGGAGGTACAATGCGGGGGACACCCGTCAGTCGAACTCCCGGGTTATTCGCCTACGGATCCTGAACTAAATCATTCCTATCCCTTTTCTTACCGGCTTCCGAGTGAACTACCGCCCGCGTATGAAGACATTTTCCCTGGAGAAGAAAGCAACAAATAG